A genomic window from Streptomyces mirabilis includes:
- a CDS encoding sensor histidine kinase — protein MTRTPNDPGPDGATADRPEDGKPTRVARLTVQGWIHVVLAANVLLVIVFAVSGGVLQARADDRTDLLTDRIQPARATAYQLETSLVDQETGVRGYVLSRDSGFLDPYASGARDEKTFEARLGAELSDHSRIAADLKAVGRLSDAWRRDYAEPLIEAARASGGAKAPSLEGSKAKFDEIRGQLATLEKDIQQLRDRTRASADDSRRSRDLLFGGMLAAFLASGLALTLLLHRIVGRPLRVLEAASVDVSGGAFERRIRLDGPRDLERVARAVEEMRRRIVEELSASKAREVLLERQAEELDAQTLELKRSNAELEQFAYVASHDLQEPLRKVASFCQLLEKRYGDQLDDRAKQYIDFAVDGAKRMQILINDLLTFSRVGRVGEELVPVALDDVLDRAVGNLSVVLEETGARVVREGPLPTVTGDVTTLTMLWQNLIANAVKFRRPDRPPEIAVRCEAEPGDGQWRLTVQDNGIGIEPEFREKVFVIFQRLHGRDEYEGTGIGLAVCRKIVEHHGGAITLDGTAGGGTRVTFTLPMARPEPDLGAEEAARPPEGAHT, from the coding sequence ATGACCCGTACGCCGAACGACCCGGGCCCCGACGGCGCCACGGCGGACCGTCCCGAGGACGGAAAGCCCACGCGCGTCGCCCGGCTGACCGTGCAGGGCTGGATCCATGTGGTGCTGGCCGCCAACGTGCTGCTGGTGATCGTCTTCGCCGTGTCCGGCGGGGTCCTCCAGGCCCGCGCCGACGACCGCACCGATCTGCTCACCGACCGCATCCAGCCGGCCCGTGCCACCGCCTACCAGCTGGAGACCTCGCTGGTGGACCAGGAGACGGGCGTACGAGGCTATGTACTGAGCAGGGACTCCGGTTTCCTCGATCCGTACGCGTCGGGAGCACGGGACGAGAAGACCTTCGAGGCCCGCCTGGGCGCGGAACTCTCCGACCACTCCCGGATCGCCGCGGACCTGAAGGCGGTCGGCCGCCTCAGTGACGCCTGGCGCCGCGACTACGCCGAGCCGCTGATCGAGGCGGCCCGCGCGTCCGGCGGTGCCAAAGCCCCCTCCCTGGAGGGGAGCAAGGCCAAGTTCGACGAGATCAGAGGTCAACTCGCCACCCTGGAGAAGGACATCCAGCAGCTGCGCGACCGGACCCGCGCCTCGGCCGACGACAGCCGTCGGTCCCGCGACCTCCTCTTCGGCGGCATGCTGGCCGCCTTCCTGGCGAGCGGCCTCGCGCTGACGCTCCTGCTGCACCGGATCGTGGGGCGCCCCCTGCGGGTCCTGGAAGCGGCCTCGGTGGACGTCAGCGGCGGCGCGTTCGAGCGCAGGATCCGGCTCGACGGGCCACGCGACCTGGAGAGGGTGGCCCGGGCCGTTGAGGAGATGCGCCGCCGCATCGTCGAGGAACTCTCCGCCTCCAAGGCCCGCGAGGTCCTCCTGGAGCGGCAGGCCGAGGAGCTCGACGCCCAGACCCTGGAACTGAAGCGCTCGAACGCGGAGCTGGAGCAGTTCGCCTACGTCGCCTCGCACGATCTGCAGGAACCTCTGCGCAAGGTCGCGTCCTTCTGCCAGCTCCTGGAGAAACGGTACGGCGACCAACTGGACGACCGGGCCAAGCAGTACATCGACTTCGCCGTCGACGGCGCCAAACGCATGCAGATCCTCATCAACGACCTGCTGACCTTCTCCCGCGTCGGCCGCGTCGGCGAGGAACTGGTCCCCGTCGCGCTCGACGACGTACTGGACCGGGCAGTCGGCAACCTCAGCGTGGTGCTGGAGGAGACGGGCGCGCGTGTCGTACGGGAGGGGCCGCTGCCCACCGTGACGGGCGACGTCACCACCCTGACCATGCTCTGGCAGAACCTGATCGCCAACGCCGTGAAGTTCCGCCGTCCCGACCGGCCGCCCGAGATCGCCGTCCGCTGCGAGGCGGAGCCGGGGGACGGACAGTGGCGGCTGACCGTACAGGACAACGGCATAGGCATCGAACCCGAGTTCAGGGAGAAGGTCTTCGTCATCTTCCAGCGGCTGCACGGCCGCGACGAGTACGAGGGCACGGGCATCGGCCTTGCCGTGTGCCGCAAGATCGTCGAACATCACGGAGGTGCCATCACCCTGGACGGCACCGCCGGTGGCGGCACGCGCGTGACCTTCACCCTGCCCATGGCGCGACCGGAACCCGACCTCGGGGCCGAGGAGGCAGCGCGCCCACCCGAAGGAGCACACACGTGA
- a CDS encoding fused response regulator/phosphatase translates to MPRQGSSDPRWALDATAVLLLVEDDAGDALLVREVLVDSGLPMEVTWCKSLAEARVFLDATPYSVCVLLDLHLPDTHGLSAVRLVRDAAPDAAVVVLTGVAENEAGLAAVAEGAQDFLAKDGLDAEALSRAVRYALQRKQVERSGAELQASRLLARENARLERGLLPTPLMRGAGCQVASRYSPGRDHALLGGDFFDVVETEDGTVHAVIGDVSGHGAAEAALGVCLRVAWRAAVLSGCVGTRQLELLEEIIDAERAADYIFATLTVLRIAKDRSRMSVIRAGHPGLLVGTPRGIELFEPTPGPALGLLPGRAHWPETELSAHDISAVTLFTDGLFEGVVAPGRRLGEEGLLAVARKHQTLRGRPFVDAVVEDVAALTASHGGLADDVAVLHLATDGMS, encoded by the coding sequence GTGCCCCGGCAGGGGAGTTCGGATCCCCGCTGGGCCCTGGACGCCACCGCGGTACTGCTGCTGGTCGAGGACGACGCCGGAGACGCGCTGCTGGTGCGGGAGGTGCTGGTCGACAGCGGCCTGCCGATGGAGGTCACCTGGTGCAAGTCCCTCGCCGAGGCACGTGTGTTTTTGGACGCCACACCGTACTCCGTGTGCGTCCTGCTGGACCTGCATCTGCCCGACACCCACGGACTCAGCGCGGTCCGGCTGGTGCGTGACGCCGCGCCCGATGCGGCCGTCGTGGTGCTCACCGGAGTCGCCGAGAACGAGGCCGGGCTCGCCGCGGTGGCCGAAGGGGCGCAGGACTTCCTCGCCAAGGACGGCCTGGACGCCGAGGCGCTCAGCCGCGCGGTCCGGTACGCCCTGCAACGCAAGCAGGTGGAGCGTTCGGGGGCCGAACTCCAGGCGAGCCGGCTGCTGGCCCGGGAGAACGCGCGCCTGGAGCGCGGACTGCTGCCCACGCCCTTGATGCGGGGCGCCGGTTGCCAGGTGGCCTCGCGCTACAGCCCGGGGCGGGACCACGCCCTGCTCGGCGGCGACTTCTTCGACGTCGTCGAGACCGAGGACGGCACCGTGCACGCCGTGATCGGGGACGTCTCCGGCCACGGCGCGGCGGAGGCCGCCCTCGGCGTCTGTCTACGGGTGGCCTGGCGGGCCGCCGTACTCTCCGGATGCGTGGGCACGCGCCAGCTCGAGCTCTTGGAGGAGATCATCGACGCCGAGCGCGCCGCGGACTACATCTTCGCCACCCTCACCGTGCTGCGGATCGCCAAGGACCGCAGCCGTATGAGCGTGATCCGCGCCGGACACCCGGGACTGCTCGTGGGCACACCGCGCGGCATCGAGCTGTTCGAGCCGACCCCGGGCCCCGCGCTCGGACTGCTCCCGGGCCGGGCCCACTGGCCGGAGACCGAGCTGTCCGCGCACGACATCAGCGCCGTGACGCTGTTCACCGACGGTCTCTTCGAGGGCGTCGTGGCCCCGGGCCGGCGGCTGGGAGAGGAAGGACTGCTCGCGGTGGCGAGGAAACACCAGACCCTGCGGGGGCGGCCGTTCGTCGACGCGGTGGTCGAGGACGTCGCCGCGCTGACGGCCTCCCACGGCGGACTGGCCGACGACGTGGCCGTCCTGCACCTGGCGACGGACGGAATGTCATGA
- a CDS encoding ATP-binding protein codes for MIERLDGAVIPTGFDVPVEPLRRAAHYTGEPGCIAEARHFAELFLEQLRSEWCAEIGTQAAGDLLLVVSELVTNADRHSHGPYILELEGTDTSVTVIVYDSSAALPRRYPRDPERVGRHGLEIVHALATEVTVGRVPVGKCVKAQLALRR; via the coding sequence ATGATCGAGCGCTTGGACGGAGCGGTGATACCGACTGGCTTCGACGTGCCCGTGGAACCGCTCCGGCGGGCGGCGCACTACACCGGCGAGCCGGGGTGCATCGCCGAAGCGCGCCACTTCGCCGAGCTGTTCCTCGAACAGCTCCGTTCGGAGTGGTGTGCCGAGATCGGCACACAGGCCGCCGGCGACCTCCTGCTGGTCGTCAGCGAGCTGGTCACCAACGCGGACCGGCACAGCCATGGGCCGTACATCCTGGAACTGGAGGGAACCGACACCTCCGTGACCGTCATCGTGTACGACAGCAGCGCGGCCCTGCCCCGGCGCTATCCACGGGATCCCGAACGCGTGGGGCGGCACGGCCTGGAGATCGTGCACGCGCTCGCGACGGAGGTGACCGTCGGGCGGGTGCCGGTCGGAAAGTGCGTCAAGGCCCAGCTCGCCCTGCGCCGTTGA
- a CDS encoding MarR family winged helix-turn-helix transcriptional regulator: MTGHRVLGASKGRGRMDGQDPEVRDETPPREGDDALLQAADRLAAAAEILVSVSARTAVAVDSRLSPPLLRALTLVGTDPGLTLAALAARAQISRSRASRVCDTLEEAGLLARSPRTEDRRGVGLSLTGRGRSALDRVRDRRTAWIMDALLRMPEADLSGLLAALRSLGPSLAHGHPEHAEIPGPPDRSV, encoded by the coding sequence ATGACCGGTCACCGAGTTCTCGGTGCGAGCAAGGGGCGCGGACGGATGGACGGACAGGACCCCGAAGTACGGGACGAGACGCCGCCCCGGGAAGGGGACGACGCCCTGCTCCAGGCAGCCGACCGACTCGCGGCCGCGGCGGAGATCCTGGTCTCCGTGTCGGCCCGGACCGCGGTCGCGGTCGACAGCAGACTGTCGCCGCCGCTGCTGCGCGCCCTGACCCTGGTGGGCACGGATCCGGGTCTGACGCTCGCGGCACTCGCCGCGCGGGCGCAGATCAGCCGCTCCCGGGCGAGCCGGGTGTGCGACACGCTCGAAGAGGCCGGACTGCTGGCCCGTTCGCCGCGCACCGAGGACCGCAGGGGTGTCGGCCTGAGTCTGACCGGTCGCGGCCGGTCGGCCCTCGACCGGGTGCGGGATCGGCGCACCGCATGGATCATGGACGCGCTGCTGCGGATGCCGGAGGCCGATCTGAGCGGACTGCTGGCCGCGCTGCGCTCGCTCGGCCCGTCCCTGGCCCACGGGCATCCGGAGCACGCGGAGATACCCGGGCCACCCGACCGGTCCGTCTGA
- a CDS encoding STAS domain-containing protein, with protein sequence MSLSTREAGRSTVIAVRGEVDLDNAGELDEALAAAGRVCPGAVVLDLAAVTFLDSTTINVVLRAHGVLGPRLRLAALSPFVERVLGITGVSDVLAVFPGVGEALEADAV encoded by the coding sequence ATGTCGCTGTCCACGCGCGAGGCCGGTCGGTCGACCGTGATCGCGGTCCGCGGCGAGGTGGATCTCGACAACGCGGGCGAACTCGACGAGGCTCTCGCGGCGGCGGGCCGGGTCTGTCCGGGCGCGGTGGTCCTCGACCTGGCCGCGGTGACCTTCCTGGACTCGACCACGATCAACGTCGTCCTGCGGGCCCACGGGGTGCTCGGCCCGCGGCTCCGGCTGGCCGCCCTCTCCCCGTTCGTGGAGCGGGTGCTGGGCATCACCGGCGTCTCGGACGTGCTTGCGGTCTTCCCCGGCGTGGGGGAGGCACTGGAGGCCGATGCGGTCTGA